GTTCTCCATAGGTTTGCTTGAAGAGTTTTTTCTCAATCTCAGCTTGGTTGTCGCAAAGCCAATCCAGACAATGATAAAGATCGTCTTCATCAAAATCAACGAGCCCAAGCAATTCACTGATACCATGTTCTCTTGCCAGACGTACCGCCGACAACCTGGAGCCCTGATCTATCAGGCGAGCCATAACCATCCATAAGCTCAGCATAGCCTCATTTGATTTTCCCAGAACTTTTGTCAATCCTATATTCTCTGCCAAACGATTGAGAACCCAGACAGCCCCGACACTTCTACCTTGCCGGTTTTCAACGTGGCTACCAAGCAGCATTTCCAGTTTATCTGGATCGTTTTTGTGCCTCATAGCCAGCTGTAGCGCTTTGATTTCATTTGGCTTACAATGAGTGAGATTAGCGATAGTGCGGTTTTTCACCCTTGTGCCTTCCCTGTATGATTCACGCAGGAGAACACTTTTGTAGACCTTGTTTTTGCCCTTTGACTTAGTGGTAGTGATATACATGACTACTAATATATCATTATTATTTGTATATAGCAACATTGATATCAAATAATTAGTGACTACATAAATCATGCCAAATTGTTGCTATTTATTGTGATATCAAGGTATTACCTAGTTTTTAGCCGGGAACATCCGTTACAGCCGTCAATGGCAAACATCTCTTTGCCAATCAGTTTCTGTTCATCGCAAACCAGAAGTACTTCAAGAAACAGTGAGACTATATCCTTGTCCATGCTGGAAATAAAATCTGCAATTGTGGTGAAATGGGGACGGCTGTCGGCAGACAGTGCCATTGCAGCTCCATTTATCGAAGGTAAGGGGTATTTCGATCAATCCGCAACGGCAGGATACCATTTTCACACGTATTATTCAGTAGTTAATTGGATTAAATGACTTTTTCTACAGCTTGAACGACCAAGCACCGGAGTGCCAAATTTGCGGGGCTGCCAACCGTCAATTTGCAATGGACTTGATGCGGAGCATGGTATTACAACTTCCGCCGAGCTATTTGGCGGCCCCTGAAGCGCCTTGTTTGCCGAATTTCATTTTAATTGTTTTTTTAAGTCACGATAGTAGTTCTCATGCGGACCTATCATGATGAGTTCAAGAGAGTCTTTGGTGAATCTGTATGAAAGAAGGTACAAAGATGTTTTTACCTTGAACTTGTGGATGAATATTCCTTTCAAATCTCCTTTTTTTTCAACCCCTATTTGGGGTTTGGCTATGATTTTTTTTACTTCTTCATCCAGTGTTGTTTTTTCAGATTTTGTAAGTTTTTTTACTTTCTTTGCAAATGATTTCGATTGAAAGACTCTCATATGAGCTTACCCGAATGTGTATTCTGACTTTTCTCTACTATCCAATTCCTGAACTCCGATCAGAATTTCTTTAATAAGTTCGTAAGTTAGATCCGGGTTTTCCTCAGCACATTTACCAATTCTTGCCCAATGTTCAATTTGACCGGTAATAGAACGGTGGTCGACCTTGCTGTATTTTCTTGCGTCAGAAAGAAGCTTTTCTGAAACTCGAACTGCGGTTGCCATAATTATACCTCCTATGCTGTGTGGATTAATGTTTATATTTTAATTCACACCATAGCATTTTGCAACTATCTGTTTTTGGCCAACGTTTAGTTGAGCGGCGAACTTCAGCGAGTCCGTCTCGAACGACTAGTTAACAAATTTTTTCTTTAAATATACTTGGATAACCTTTATTTATAAACGTGATGATACCTTTAGAAGGCATAACCTTATCGAAAAGATATTGATCCGCAGCTGAGACTGCTAAGCTCAATGGGGTACCAACACCAGGTATTAACCCAATTCCTGCCCCAACCAGAAATCTTATGGTTTTCCCAATTGGAGAATTTGTGGCAGTTGAAAATTTTGCTTTTAAGGATTTGAATATTTTTTCTAATTCTTTATCACCAAGTTTATTGCTGTTTCTGAGAAATTCTCGGAAAAGAATAAACTCTTCTGAATGTTTAATATCCAGTAATTTCTCAATATTAACTTCATACTTTTTCCCTACCTCTGAGAAATTGGGTAACCCAACAACACTAACTATTTTACTCATTCTTTTTTGAATATCGTTCTTATCTAAATTTTAAGATAAAAACTGATATTTTTTGTCAAAGAGAGATTGATCTTCTTCATCTAGAATTGTTACTGCATCGTATGCCTTCATTTCAATTAATCTTTGATTAAAGCTTCCCAACGCTAACAATGCACTTTGAACAATTTTATGTTCTTCTTCGATATTGTAATTTAGAATATCTTGAAGATTAGTTTCAACTTTGAAATCTTTCTCACTAAGTTGGATAGTTTTGATACGTATTTGTTCCGGTGACACATTTTTCTGTTTCTCTTTTAATTTCTTTGAAATTAGGAAGGGTATAGAATCTATATTGTTCTTGAGATCACTTATAAT
The DNA window shown above is from Desulfomarina profundi and carries:
- a CDS encoding type II toxin-antitoxin system RelE/ParE family toxin, whose protein sequence is MRVFQSKSFAKKVKKLTKSEKTTLDEEVKKIIAKPQIGVEKKGDLKGIFIHKFKVKTSLYLLSYRFTKDSLELIMIGPHENYYRDLKKQLK
- a CDS encoding ParD-like family protein, with amino-acid sequence MATAVRVSEKLLSDARKYSKVDHRSITGQIEHWARIGKCAEENPDLTYELIKEILIGVQELDSREKSEYTFG